Proteins encoded by one window of Shewanella avicenniae:
- a CDS encoding ATP-binding protein, with product MTSTKQPANMTQSQTPDPLFLHAEHLAKDFSLFPEHSKKSLNDEIKGLLDEDAIQANLKSLSQLDVDGYVNKVIQPTLDKNRPGAKRIIAELKGKMIAEETHGPFYRAEIELNFGGRSRRIGFVAQERTTSNGAWMPEHHLMCCEAVRHFAELSMPIVFMIDTPGADAGEVANSHNQAHSISRAIAESVNVDVPTLGIVIGAGYSGGAIPLAAANILLSLRDGIFNTIQPQGLQSIARKFNLSWQECAKSVGVSPEELYTAGCIDGIIDFSPSDRDERQHNLRRAIISGIEAIESAAIEFVKESDDLKEHYRRSLNRFLYPSKDLKALDSAVHMSQSSNPTMHLNLFGSAYRYLRYLTLRSRIHSISMEQYGRLSKVSVPEGDLLQRIQKEQEKVFQSWLSSPDKVIYDEELAKLWNNFVAKRDDVSTERNMLTRLILGEPKENYKKARKALLFNICWSLYHRWKANAANNFKGLIQYLETLPTEVTQAPWPELNELTVLDVVVNQELREDFIWQCYNILIFNALYDHVVGNLASIAKEAMMNKSLSRSSVDSLLHKSIDRAMSTQDVANDKSKFYKWLKYFMEQSNRAELLTKTEQWKSVGFPQLNNSLFVILTYFFERLLPEYFDSEEDNTQYTGAINPVRIGRRKDFWNRLTMGYQDLLIQKVLREEKKTGKMTWNNIVDTFFNNFDELNGDKMTANSLNFPGFRLSIEDALDKGIRPCGLITGLADFEHNGKKLRVGVAVSNTAFQAGAFDMASAEKFSALLIECAKRRLPVICFISSGGMQTKEGGSALFSMAVVNDRLTRFIRDNELPVMMFGFGDCTGGAQASFVTHPLVQTYYLSGTNMPFAGQMVVPAYLPSTSTLSNYLSKVPGAMNGLVNNPFSDTLNDALAGIDPLMPMPTENIEDVISSALSSLVPENHNEITGEIVQDDPRKLMKPIDKVLIHARGCTAVKLIRKAHDNNINVVLVASDPDMTSVPADMLKENDKLVCLGGNTSDESYLNAYSVLRVADYEQVDALHPGIGFLSESPQFAALCVNNGVNFVGPSVNSMTTMGNKSNAIKTSQSQNVPVVPGSHGILTNAEQAVNVANEIGYPVLLKAVQGGGGKGIQVVRRPEEMIGLFQKTATEAAAAFGNGDLYLEKYVTSLRHIEVQLLRDQFGNTKVLGLRDCSVQRNNQKVIEESGSTMLPDELKAKVMKYTEALGDATDYMGAGTVEFIYNLDANEVYFMEMNTRLQVEHPVTELTSGIDIVTAQFDIASGRSIEELQPQELGYAMEVRVTAEKAALDSHGILQLLPNPGLITECVMPERDDIDVISIAAEGKEVSPYYDSLIAQIIVHGEDREDAISRMLSYLDSVSIKGIATNIPLLKRILADRTFREGVYDTNYLPRLMAELDIPALIAEMEAAAEAKAVDTESLRVGESNELKVLAQGAGIFYSSPAPGEADFVKEGDIVTVDQTLGLTEAMKMFSQITLAGFNRKNAVLYAEDKQYRIERILNGNGQQVSQGDLLFVISPVDAN from the coding sequence GCCGAACTGAAAGGCAAAATGATTGCAGAAGAGACTCACGGTCCTTTTTATCGTGCCGAAATTGAATTGAACTTCGGTGGCCGCAGCCGCCGTATCGGTTTTGTTGCCCAAGAACGTACCACCTCAAATGGTGCGTGGATGCCAGAACATCACTTAATGTGTTGTGAAGCGGTACGTCACTTCGCTGAGCTTTCGATGCCAATCGTATTTATGATTGACACTCCGGGGGCAGATGCTGGCGAAGTTGCTAACAGCCATAACCAAGCACACTCTATTTCACGTGCTATTGCTGAAAGCGTTAACGTAGATGTACCTACGCTGGGTATCGTGATTGGTGCCGGTTACTCCGGTGGTGCGATTCCCTTAGCGGCAGCCAACATTTTGTTGTCGCTACGTGACGGTATCTTCAACACCATTCAGCCACAGGGTCTGCAGAGCATTGCGCGCAAGTTCAACTTGTCTTGGCAGGAATGTGCTAAGTCAGTGGGCGTGTCGCCAGAAGAGCTTTACACTGCCGGTTGTATCGACGGCATCATCGACTTCTCGCCAAGCGATCGCGATGAGCGTCAACACAACTTGCGCCGTGCGATTATCAGCGGTATCGAAGCCATTGAATCGGCAGCGATTGAATTCGTTAAAGAATCTGACGATCTCAAAGAGCATTATCGCCGTAGTTTGAACCGTTTCTTGTATCCTTCAAAGGATCTGAAAGCGTTGGATAGCGCTGTGCATATGTCACAGTCAAGCAACCCAACTATGCACCTTAACCTGTTCGGTAGTGCTTACCGTTATCTGCGTTATTTGACCCTGCGTAGCCGCATCCATTCAATTTCAATGGAACAATACGGCCGCTTGTCAAAAGTCAGTGTGCCTGAAGGTGACTTGCTGCAACGTATTCAAAAAGAACAGGAAAAAGTATTCCAATCTTGGCTGTCTAGCCCAGATAAAGTGATTTACGACGAAGAACTGGCCAAGTTGTGGAACAACTTTGTGGCTAAGCGTGACGACGTAAGCACTGAACGTAACATGCTGACTCGTTTGATTTTGGGCGAACCAAAAGAGAACTACAAAAAAGCACGTAAGGCTCTGTTGTTCAACATCTGCTGGTCGCTGTACCACCGTTGGAAAGCGAACGCAGCGAATAACTTCAAAGGCTTGATCCAGTATCTGGAAACCCTGCCAACAGAAGTGACTCAAGCGCCATGGCCAGAGCTGAATGAGCTGACCGTACTTGACGTGGTGGTGAATCAAGAGCTGCGTGAAGACTTTATTTGGCAGTGTTACAACATTCTGATCTTCAACGCTCTGTACGACCACGTTGTTGGCAATCTAGCGTCTATCGCTAAAGAAGCGATGATGAACAAGAGCCTGTCACGTAGTTCAGTTGATAGCTTGCTGCACAAGTCGATTGACCGTGCGATGTCGACCCAAGATGTGGCCAACGACAAGAGCAAGTTCTACAAGTGGCTGAAGTACTTCATGGAACAGTCAAACCGCGCTGAACTGCTGACCAAAACTGAGCAGTGGAAGAGCGTTGGTTTCCCACAACTGAACAACAGCTTGTTCGTAATTCTGACCTACTTCTTTGAGCGTCTGTTGCCTGAATATTTCGACAGCGAAGAAGACAACACTCAGTACACAGGTGCGATTAACCCAGTGCGTATCGGTCGTCGTAAAGACTTCTGGAACCGTCTGACCATGGGTTATCAAGACTTGTTGATCCAGAAAGTGCTGCGTGAAGAGAAGAAAACCGGCAAGATGACTTGGAACAACATTGTTGATACGTTCTTCAACAATTTTGATGAGTTGAACGGCGACAAGATGACTGCTAACTCATTGAACTTCCCAGGCTTCCGTCTTTCTATCGAAGATGCGCTAGATAAAGGTATTCGCCCATGTGGTTTGATTACTGGTCTCGCGGACTTTGAGCACAATGGCAAAAAGCTGCGTGTGGGTGTTGCGGTATCTAACACAGCGTTCCAAGCCGGTGCGTTTGATATGGCGAGTGCTGAGAAATTCTCTGCACTGTTGATCGAATGTGCTAAACGTCGTCTGCCAGTGATCTGTTTTATCAGCTCTGGTGGTATGCAGACCAAAGAGGGTGGCTCTGCGCTGTTCTCTATGGCAGTTGTAAACGACCGTCTGACCCGTTTCATTCGTGATAACGAATTGCCAGTGATGATGTTTGGTTTCGGTGACTGTACTGGTGGTGCGCAAGCGTCATTCGTGACTCACCCATTGGTACAAACCTATTACCTGTCTGGTACTAACATGCCATTTGCAGGCCAAATGGTAGTACCGGCTTACCTGCCATCAACCTCCACCCTGTCGAACTACTTGTCAAAAGTACCGGGTGCGATGAATGGTCTGGTGAACAACCCATTCAGCGATACTTTGAATGATGCACTGGCCGGTATCGACCCATTGATGCCAATGCCGACTGAAAACATTGAAGATGTGATCAGTTCAGCGCTGTCGTCGCTGGTGCCAGAAAACCATAACGAAATCACTGGCGAAATCGTCCAAGACGATCCGCGTAAGTTGATGAAGCCGATCGATAAAGTGTTGATTCATGCCCGTGGTTGTACGGCAGTGAAACTGATCCGTAAAGCACACGACAACAACATCAATGTGGTCTTGGTGGCGTCAGATCCTGACATGACCTCAGTACCAGCCGACATGCTGAAAGAGAACGACAAGCTGGTTTGTTTGGGTGGTAACACCTCTGACGAATCTTACTTGAACGCCTACTCAGTGCTGCGTGTTGCTGATTACGAGCAAGTTGACGCACTGCACCCAGGTATCGGCTTCTTGTCTGAAAGCCCACAGTTTGCTGCATTGTGTGTAAACAACGGCGTGAACTTTGTTGGCCCAAGCGTGAACTCAATGACCACCATGGGTAACAAATCGAATGCGATTAAGACCTCTCAATCGCAAAACGTACCAGTAGTGCCTGGTTCACACGGTATTTTGACCAATGCTGAGCAAGCGGTGAACGTGGCTAATGAGATCGGTTACCCAGTGCTGCTGAAAGCGGTACAAGGCGGTGGCGGTAAAGGTATTCAGGTAGTTCGTCGTCCAGAAGAGATGATTGGCCTGTTCCAAAAAACTGCAACTGAAGCTGCTGCGGCGTTCGGTAACGGCGACCTGTACTTGGAAAAATATGTGACTTCACTACGTCACATCGAAGTACAGCTGTTGCGTGACCAGTTCGGCAACACCAAAGTATTGGGTTTGCGTGACTGTTCGGTACAACGTAACAACCAGAAAGTGATCGAAGAATCTGGCTCAACCATGCTGCCAGATGAGCTGAAAGCCAAAGTGATGAAATACACTGAAGCTTTGGGCGATGCGACCGACTATATGGGAGCTGGTACTGTTGAGTTCATCTATAACTTGGATGCCAACGAAGTGTACTTCATGGAGATGAATACTCGTCTGCAAGTAGAACACCCAGTAACTGAGCTGACCTCTGGTATTGATATTGTCACCGCGCAGTTTGACATCGCGTCTGGCCGTTCTATCGAAGAGCTGCAACCACAAGAGCTGGGCTATGCGATGGAAGTGCGTGTGACTGCTGAGAAAGCAGCGCTGGACAGCCATGGCATTCTGCAACTGCTGCCTAACCCAGGTTTGATCACTGAATGTGTGATGCCTGAGCGTGATGATATCGACGTGATCTCTATCGCGGCAGAAGGCAAAGAAGTATCGCCTTACTACGATAGCTTGATTGCGCAAATCATCGTTCATGGTGAAGACCGTGAAGATGCTATCAGCCGTATGCTGAGCTACTTGGATAGCGTATCGATCAAAGGTATCGCGACTAACATTCCATTGCTGAAACGCATTCTGGCGGATCGTACCTTCCGTGAAGGCGTGTACGATACCAATTACCTGCCACGCTTGATGGCGGAATTGGATATTCCTGCGTTGATCGCGGAAATGGAAGCGGCGGCAGAAGCTAAAGCGGTTGATACCGAATCACTGCGTGTGGGTGAGTCGAACGAACTGAAAGTGCTGGCACAAGGCGCAGGTATCTTCTACAGCTCGCCAGCACCGGGTGAAGCCGACTTCGTTAAAGAAGGCGACATTGTGACTGTGGATCAAACCCTTGGTTTGACCGAAGCGATGAAGATGTTCTCGCAAATCACGTTGGCAGGCTTTAACCGTAAGAACGCGGTGCTGTACGCAGAAGATAAGCAATATCGTATCGAGCGTATTCTTAACGGTAACGGCCAACAAGTATCACAAGGTGACTTGCTGTTTGTTATCTCACCGGTTG